The window CCATTCTCCTTTACAAACAAATTCACATCGGTAACAACTCTTCTTCAAAAAAACCCTATCCAATTTTTTATAAATTATCCGTTTTCGGATCATATTCAATTGGCAGTATGTCGGCGAACCTTTCCCAAGACCAATAACCTATTGTTGTTACCCCCAAAGGCTGCTTGATATGTCCGTTCGCATCGATATTCACATAAGATTCTTTTAATTTCACTAAAGATCTTTGAATATCGGGTTTTCGGGTCAAAAATAAAATATTATCTGTACTCAATAGCACTTTTTCCTCCAACTCCTTGGCCATTTGGAAGAGATACTGGTCACTTTCCTTCTCTTTGAGGTACTCAATGTAGAGGTAATTAGGAAATTCCAGTTGCCATTCCACAGGAGATCTCCGTTGCAAAACCTCTTCTATTTTCACTTTTTCGGTTTGCGCATCTGACAACCCTATGACATTTTCTGATTTGAATACCCTGAACCCTTGTCGGTGCAGATTCCCATGCACCATCGACTTCAGGAAATGCCGAAGCGAACCCCGATAACTGCTTTTGCGATTTCTTCTCCAAAGCTTACGCTGCTTTTGATTTGTAACGGGTAATTGTTCAAATCTCACCTTACCATAATAGACCAAACGCTGCTCGAAGTTCTCAAAGTATTCCAACTCATAGATGATCATGTACCCCAGGGCTTCATTTCTGATTCTCAATGGGCCCGTGGCTTCCGCATAGAGTACGTCACCGCCATCCACTGTGTAGAATTGTAATACTTCGGGATTTAGAATGGAACAACGACGGGCATTGAATGATTCACCAAAAAACTCTCTCTTAAAGACGGCATAAGTCTTTTCCCAGTCCTCAGGTGTGACCAGTCTGCTGGAGGAAACTTCAATCTCTGAAAGTTCATTGGTCTTGAACTTCATGTTACCATTGACCACAATGGAGCCTGTTCCCCCCACATTCACTTCAAATATGGATTTCTCATAGCTCACATGTGAAAAAACAAGTTCGTAGGTACCAAATGGCACATTCTCAAATTTGTAAAATCCATTGGCGTTGGTAACGGCTCCAATTGAGGTGCCATTCAGAAAGACATTGACTCCAGGGACTGCTTCTCCTGTATCTGACTCCCTTGCCAGCCCCGAGATGACAAAGCCCGTAGGTCCTGTGGGGAGTTTTACTTTATCAGGAGGAATACGCTTTAAGATAATTTGATCGCCCTGAAATTGATAAGCAATCTCTGTACCTATCAGCAGGCGGTCCAGAAATTTGGATAGTCGTTCGTTTGTTGCTTCACATGAAAACAAACTTCCAGCAGGAATCAAACTTGAATTATAGGCGAAATAGTAACTGGTCTTGACACTTATACTGTCCAGGATAACCTCCAGCGGCTGATCTACCACTTTGAGCGTGATCGTGCGGTTGGATTGTTGACCATACAGCACCGTACAACAGCACAGCAGCACAACGACGCACAGGTTCCTCATTCACGATCAAGTTTGTAATCCTTGAATTTTTCCCTGAGCACACGCAGGGCTTTGCCCATTTGAACTTCCACGGTTTTCACGGATATATCCAGATGTTCAGCGATCTCCTGGTATTTTAAGCCTTCATATCTGCTCAATTTGAAGATCTCACTACAACGTGGGGGCAAATTATTTACCTCATCGAGGATTCTTTCCTGAATGTCATCGGCATTCTTATGGAAGTATTTATCCTCCGCAGACTCTTCCATGTAATGCACCACATATTGACGATAAGCATCTTTGACTTTCTCATGCTTGAGATGATTCAAACAGGTATTGTGAACGGACCGATACAAATAACTTTTGATGGAAGAATCCAGGGCTAGTTGTTCGCATTTTTCCCAAAACTTCACAAAGACTTCCTGAACGATCTCTTCGGCATTTTCGCGCATGTCCATGAACCGCATGGCATAGGAGACCATGATGCCATAGTATTCATTGAAGACAAGTTCGAAAGCACGCTTATCTTTGTTTCTGAGTCGTTCGACTATTATCGCTTCTGTTTCCGCCAAAATTTATGGTACAATGATTATCACCATTCAGGGCCAGCAACTGACATCCGATCAAATAGGTAATGGAAGGTTCGAAAAAAAAGAATTTTCGCAAGATTCACAACACCTGTTAGACTTCATTCAGTCTTGGACAAAAGGAAAAAGAGTTTTCACCTTTGAAACTTCTGGCTCCACAAGCAAACCTAAGAAAATCCAACTTACAAAGGAAATCCTAGTATATAGCGCCAAGGAGACATTGAAATATTTAAATTTTGATGATCGGCAATCCAATGCGTTCCTCTTACCTATTTCGCCGAAATTTATTGGTGGTATGATGGTGGCAGTCAGGGCGTTGGTGAGTAATTCCGACTTGACTGTGATAGATCCTCAACTGACCGCCTGGCCCGAAGGATCGTACTTTACCGGTTCTTTTGTGCCTTTACAAATTCAAAAAATTTTACAATCTGAAAACCGGATACTGGAATCCATTGACAACATACTTATTGGAGGTGCCGCTTTAGATCCCGCATTGGAAGAAAGACTACTAGCTGTCGGAACCCGATTTTATCACACCTATGGCATGACAGAAACAGCTTCTCACGTAGCGCTCAGGCGGCTTGGCGAAAGTGCTTTCCGAGCCATTGGCGACGCACAATTTGAGCTGAATAACGAGCAACAGCTCACCATATCAGGTACGGTTACCGGGAAGGCACCTCTTACCACCAATGACCTGGTTGAAATTCAGGACAAACAAACCTTCATTTGGAAAGGTCGTGGAGATTTTGTGATCAATTCCGGCGGATTTAAAATTCAACCGGAACGAGTTGAAGCTATACTGTCAGAACAATTGGATGTGCCCTTTGTGATTTCTTCCATTCCAGATGCTAAATTTGGCCACAAAGTGGTGTTGATTGTCGAAGGCCATGAACAACCCCTTCATTTTGATGAGCTACATTCGTATGAAAAACCCAAAGCCCTGTTTTTTGGACATCAGATTGCCCGAACAGCCTCCGGCAAACTGGACCGCAATCAAACCAGAGCAAATCTTTTGAAGCAAATCAATGCGTGATCTCAACATATCCTTTCTAACCCAACAAGTACCCCCTCCTTTCGCTCACGGATACACCATACACATCTACCAAAAGGGCAAGGCCTGGGAAGTCCGGTTCCAACTGGAGTACGTTCAACGAGAATCGCTATCTGAAGAAGAAATCCTGGAAGAAGGATTCACCGGTGAAGATGATTTTGAGTGGTCAGGAATACTGCCTGAAGTTTGGGTTCAAGTGCTGGACCGGTTGCTAAAAGCCACTGAATTTAAAGCCGCACAACCTGAAGAAGCATTGAATCACCTGTTTCTGGAATATACCAACAATGGAAAGTCAGGTTTTCCGACCAATTTTTCAGATTGGGAATACATGCTTGAAGAGTTGATACAGGCCATATATGAACTGGCCAAAAGAGAGCATCCTTTCTTTTTAAAGTTAATCAATACCAAACAAGGAATCGACCTACAACTACATGCCAAGTTTGCCACCCGAAGTTTTGTCCTAAAAGGAAATAAGCGTCCTTTTCCCTGGGAACAATTAAAAGCAGTGCTGGGACAAATAGAAAACCTGGACATCAATGAAGTACCGAAAGCTAAAGCCGGTAAGAAAGGCTATTGGCTCACTTTTGATAACGAGCAGTTCTTCGAAATTCGATCGGAAGCCGGGGCACAGGAGTTTGTGGAAATGTTGAGGGGCTAAGGCTGTTTCCAACTTTGTAGCTGTCAATCACCAATCTTCTACTGCGCTGATCCATACCTGAGCACAGGTGCAAGAGCGTTTTGCTAACTTACAGAAGCCCCAAACATACGTGCAAAAGCCTTTTGCAGACCTGCAGAATGCCCAAACACGGATGAAACAGCGTTCTGCATGTCTACAGAACCGTGAAATATTCGCGCTCACTTCTGTCATGCTAGGAAAGGGTGTGAAAAACAATCAATGAGTATAAAAAATCCCTGTTAGGGGCTTAGAGCCCTAACAGGGATGAATATCGCATTTCGATAAATAAAGTTGTCAGGTTGAGCCTGATGTATTCTAATCTCTTTGTTTAGATCTAATCAAGACAATTCCGGCATCTACTAATCACGTAAAAGAGATTCCGGTATTTTTTGACCTCATCTATAAAACTTAAGATCAAAAAAACCGGAATGACGTGATTTTATTATGACAACTTCAACGGCATATCCGTCAGGCGCTGGCCGGTAATTCGATATACCGCATTCGCAATTGCTGCTCCAATTGGACCTAGAGGCGGCTCTCCAACGGCACCAGGCTTGCCTGTTCCGTTGATGATCTCCACATCGATTTCCTTCGGCGTATCACGCATCAAAGCCATACGATACGGACCATAGATCACCGGACGAAGTTCACTTCGCTCTACCTGCATCTGCTCAAACATCGATGCACTGATTCCCATATTGATGGAACCTTCGCATTGTGCTTTCACCTGGTCAGGGTTTACTGCGAATCCTGGATCCATGACGCAAGTCACTTTCTCCACTTTGATCCGTTTTCCTTCAACAGACACCTCGGCTACCTGCGCACAAGGTGTACCGGCATCCGTAGAAGCCGCAAAACCCATTGCCCGATTCCCAGAAGCTTTATCCTGGTAACCGGATTTTTCAGCAGCGACCTGGATCACTTTCTTCAATCGACGGCCTCTTTCATCATCACCGATATGTGCCAGGCGGAAATCAACTGGATTTTTACCCGCCTGTTGGGCCAGTTGATCCATGAAGCTCTCGATAGCAAACGTATTGGCCAGTAAGCCCAAACTTCTCCACCAGCTCGTCGCAAAAGGCAAGTCCGTATGCCAGGACACGGTCTGTAATCCAGGAATGTTTCGATACTGAATCATGCCCCCTCGAATTGCACCCATATCCGTACCAATGATCGAATTGGCGAACCCTGGCAACAAAGCGGAATTATAGGCCACATCTCCACTCGAAAACTGATGTTCCAATGCTTCTATACTTCCCGAATCATTCAATTTGGCCCGCATGACGTGATGGGTCGGCGGACGGAATGTATCATTCTGAAATTCCTCCTTGCGGTCAAAAAAGCACTTTATGGGCTTTCCTACTGCTTTACTCATGACCGCTGCCTGCACCGCATGTGGCGTATGCAATCGGCGGCCGAATCCTCCTCCAAGGTAAGTAGGAATGACATTTACATTTTCTTCGTCTATGCCCAATCGACTGGCGACCTCCTTACGGGTCATGGCTACCACTTGCGTAGACATTTCGATGGTGGCTTTATCACCTTCTACTGAGGCAACCGCTCCATTCGGCTCAATTTGCGCATGCGCACCAATAGGGCTGGAAAATTCCAACTTCAGGAAGCCATCCGCATTGGTTTCCTCGGCATCATCCAGGGTAGAAGCCGCGCTTCCCTCTTTCTGAATGACCATGGACTCTCCTTTACCCACCTTCGTCATTTCAACGATATCATCGGTTGCCCAGTCCTTCTGTGTCACCCAATCTACTTTGATCTTGCGTTTGGCATTTTCTGCCTGGATCAAGGTTTCTGCTACCACACCCACAAAATCGTCCTCGAGCACCACTTTCACGACACCAGGCATGTTCTCAGCGCCCCCTGTATCAGCCCCGTTGAACTTAGATCCAATCTTTGAAGGCCTTACCACAGCCCCATAAAGCATATCAGGCATGGACGCATCCATTCCAAACATGGGCGTACCGATCACCTTATCTACCAAATCAACCCTCGGTACAGGTTTTCCCACGTATTTGTATTGGCTAACGTCTTTCAAGGGTGGTGTATCAGGCACATCCCATTCGGTCACCCCTGCTACCGTTTCACCGTAGGTCATGGTTTGATCACCTGATGAGAAAACACCGTTTTTGTTGGTCACACCGTGGGTCTCTACGCCCATCTTTTTCGCTGCCTCCGCTCTGAGCATTTCACGTAGCGTTGCCGATAGCTCTCTAATTGGTTGAAAAAGACCTGCAACAGTAGTACTTCCTCCGGTACTCAATCCATCGATATTTCCAGTCTCCGTGGCCGCATGTTCAATCTTGATCATCTCCATGTCCACCTCCAGCTCATCTGCTGCAATCTGAACCAGGCTAGTGAATGACCCTTGCCCCATTTCAACCTTTGGACTGAACAGTTTGATGGTGTTGTCCGCCATGACCTCAAACCACATGGAGGGTGAAGAAACATCTCCCAGGTAAGAAAGCATGTCCGGATCTTCCAACACTTCATACAACCCTCTTCGGATACCATTTCTACCGAGATAAAGCCCTCCCAGGGCCACACCCGTTCCGCCAAGCAATGTCCTGACAATGAATTTCCTTCTTGAAAACTTCTTTTCTCCCATGACTTAGCCGATTAAGGTGTTTGATTTGATCTCTGCCGCTCTTTTGATGGCTTTTCGCATACGATAGTAAGTCCCGCAACGACACACATTGATGATGTGATTATCAATGTCCTCGTCCGTCGGATTCGGTATTTTCTCCAAAAGTGCTGCAGTGGCCATCATGAATCCAGGTTGGCAGTATCCACATTGGGGTACGATTTCCTCGATCCACGCTTGCTGTACCGGATGCAAATTATCCGCATCCCCCAGCCCTTCCACCGTGGTGATCTCTTTGCCTTCGGCATACTTGACCGAATAAGAACACGACCTTACCGCTTCTCCATCCACATGGAGGGTACAGGCACCACAGGCCGCTTTTCCACAGCCAAACTTGGTTCCTTTCATGTCCAACACATCACGAACCACCCACAACAGTGGCGTGTTTCCGTCTACATCTACAGATTGTGATTTGCCATTGAGGCGAAATGATACTTTCATCGTCTTAGTCCTTAGTATTTTCATCTGGAATGATGGCTCCGGCATCAATCCATGTTTTAACAGCTTCTATATATTCTTCCTTACCTACTGGTGGGATTTCACGTGGATTCCCTTCCGAATCCACCCCTGGTTCCCAGGCCCACAAAACCAATTCATGTTCGGTGAGGTGGTGCATGATGTCATCCGCTGACCGGTTACCATTTTTGGATCGGTCCATCATCGAGCGGGCGATCTCATAACGATTGAGTCCTTCCCAGGCCATGCTAGGTGGTGCCAGCGCCCAGTGGGGTGCACCAGGTACACCCGAATACTCATTGTTGGAATCCGCATGACATTGCTGACAATTGGTGGCTGAACCTGTTCCATTGGTACGTGTGATCCCCAAATGATGCGGATGCCGGTCATCTGACTGCTTGGGCACATTGTCTGAAGGGTGGCAATTGACACAACGCTGGTGTTCCAACACATCCATCATTTTATGGAAAGCTTCATCCGCCTCCGGGATTTCCATGGTCATTTCCGGTTCCGCTGGCGTAACTGGTTCCTCCGTGATGTGGATCCCAATGGCCGAGGAAAACAGAACCACCAATCCAAACAGGGTGATCCAAATGGTTTTATGTTTCATAGATTTGATTTGAGAGGTTAGCAAATTCAATTTAATCAATACTTATGGTTGGAAAGTCGCTTGACCCAACTTTTCAGGTGAGGCCTTCACCAGAGAAGGCACCATCCCAAATTCTTTTTTGAATGCTCTACTGAAGTGTCCCAGGTCTTCAAAACCCGTTTGCACATAAATATCACTGGCTTTCTTGCCAGATGACAACAAGTCAAAAGCAAATTGCAATCGCTTTTTCATGAGCCATTTACGTGGTGTTTCCTTAAATATCTTCCGGAACTCTCGATTGAACGAAGACAGACTCCTACCCGACTGACGCGCAAACAACTCCAAT of the Cytophagales bacterium genome contains:
- a CDS encoding AMP-binding protein, which codes for MIITIQGQQLTSDQIGNGRFEKKEFSQDSQHLLDFIQSWTKGKRVFTFETSGSTSKPKKIQLTKEILVYSAKETLKYLNFDDRQSNAFLLPISPKFIGGMMVAVRALVSNSDLTVIDPQLTAWPEGSYFTGSFVPLQIQKILQSENRILESIDNILIGGAALDPALEERLLAVGTRFYHTYGMTETASHVALRRLGESAFRAIGDAQFELNNEQQLTISGTVTGKAPLTTNDLVEIQDKQTFIWKGRGDFVINSGGFKIQPERVEAILSEQLDVPFVISSIPDAKFGHKVVLIVEGHEQPLHFDELHSYEKPKALFFGHQIARTASGKLDRNQTRANLLKQINA
- a CDS encoding (2Fe-2S)-binding protein, with translation MKVSFRLNGKSQSVDVDGNTPLLWVVRDVLDMKGTKFGCGKAACGACTLHVDGEAVRSCSYSVKYAEGKEITTVEGLGDADNLHPVQQAWIEEIVPQCGYCQPGFMMATAALLEKIPNPTDEDIDNHIINVCRCGTYYRMRKAIKRAAEIKSNTLIG
- a CDS encoding molybdopterin cofactor-binding domain-containing protein, with translation MGEKKFSRRKFIVRTLLGGTGVALGGLYLGRNGIRRGLYEVLEDPDMLSYLGDVSSPSMWFEVMADNTIKLFSPKVEMGQGSFTSLVQIAADELEVDMEMIKIEHAATETGNIDGLSTGGSTTVAGLFQPIRELSATLREMLRAEAAKKMGVETHGVTNKNGVFSSGDQTMTYGETVAGVTEWDVPDTPPLKDVSQYKYVGKPVPRVDLVDKVIGTPMFGMDASMPDMLYGAVVRPSKIGSKFNGADTGGAENMPGVVKVVLEDDFVGVVAETLIQAENAKRKIKVDWVTQKDWATDDIVEMTKVGKGESMVIQKEGSAASTLDDAEETNADGFLKLEFSSPIGAHAQIEPNGAVASVEGDKATIEMSTQVVAMTRKEVASRLGIDEENVNVIPTYLGGGFGRRLHTPHAVQAAVMSKAVGKPIKCFFDRKEEFQNDTFRPPTHHVMRAKLNDSGSIEALEHQFSSGDVAYNSALLPGFANSIIGTDMGAIRGGMIQYRNIPGLQTVSWHTDLPFATSWWRSLGLLANTFAIESFMDQLAQQAGKNPVDFRLAHIGDDERGRRLKKVIQVAAEKSGYQDKASGNRAMGFAASTDAGTPCAQVAEVSVEGKRIKVEKVTCVMDPGFAVNPDQVKAQCEGSINMGISASMFEQMQVERSELRPVIYGPYRMALMRDTPKEIDVEIINGTGKPGAVGEPPLGPIGAAIANAVYRITGQRLTDMPLKLS
- a CDS encoding carboxypeptidase-like regulatory domain-containing protein, which translates into the protein MRNLCVVVLLCCCTVLYGQQSNRTITLKVVDQPLEVILDSISVKTSYYFAYNSSLIPAGSLFSCEATNERLSKFLDRLLIGTEIAYQFQGDQIILKRIPPDKVKLPTGPTGFVISGLARESDTGEAVPGVNVFLNGTSIGAVTNANGFYKFENVPFGTYELVFSHVSYEKSIFEVNVGGTGSIVVNGNMKFKTNELSEIEVSSSRLVTPEDWEKTYAVFKREFFGESFNARRCSILNPEVLQFYTVDGGDVLYAEATGPLRIRNEALGYMIIYELEYFENFEQRLVYYGKVRFEQLPVTNQKQRKLWRRNRKSSYRGSLRHFLKSMVHGNLHRQGFRVFKSENVIGLSDAQTEKVKIEEVLQRRSPVEWQLEFPNYLYIEYLKEKESDQYLFQMAKELEEKVLLSTDNILFLTRKPDIQRSLVKLKESYVNIDANGHIKQPLGVTTIGYWSWERFADILPIEYDPKTDNL
- a CDS encoding RNA polymerase sigma-70 factor, producing MAETEAIIVERLRNKDKRAFELVFNEYYGIMVSYAMRFMDMRENAEEIVQEVFVKFWEKCEQLALDSSIKSYLYRSVHNTCLNHLKHEKVKDAYRQYVVHYMEESAEDKYFHKNADDIQERILDEVNNLPPRCSEIFKLSRYEGLKYQEIAEHLDISVKTVEVQMGKALRVLREKFKDYKLDRE